A DNA window from Syntrophales bacterium contains the following coding sequences:
- a CDS encoding glycosyltransferase, giving the protein LLHPINFAEPFGLSVAESMLCGTPVVAFNKGSMPELIVQGKTGFLVDTVDEAVSVLKDVRQIDRKYCRRWAEKNFSQGKMADDYIEVYRKIVGKAC; this is encoded by the coding sequence CCTTGCTCCATCCCATCAATTTCGCCGAACCCTTTGGCTTAAGCGTGGCTGAATCGATGCTTTGCGGAACGCCGGTGGTTGCCTTCAACAAGGGCTCCATGCCGGAGCTGATCGTCCAGGGGAAGACCGGGTTTCTGGTTGACACCGTGGATGAAGCCGTATCCGTCTTAAAAGACGTAAGGCAGATTGACCGTAAATACTGCCGGAGGTGGGCCGAAAAGAATTTCAGTCAGGGAAAAATGGCCGATGATTATATTGAAGTTTACCGTAAAATAGTGGGTAAAGCCTGCTGA